The nucleotide window AATTCTTTAAACACTGTTGGAACCAGGCATTGATTGCACACATACCATGTTCCCCACAGCAAGAGATCCCTCATTACGTGATGGCGTGTTTAGTCTTAGGACAGACCACCAGCTGTGTTCATGTCTGGGAAGCCTGGTGCGCCACTAACACCAGGAAACAgtgggagaggaggagaggggttAGATTTCACCGACTCAGAATACGAAGCTCGATACTTATGGAAATATTCTTCCTTCGCTGCATTACTGTGTGCGTGCTGCCATCACATTTAGATCTGGTGCATATTTCAAAGTGCTGTCACTTGCTTAATACTGCACTGTCTATGTGTTCTTGCAGAGTCATCACTTAGAATACCGCAACTACAAATACCACTATTCACAGGATCCCATCAGCCAATTAGATTCTATCATTTAGCACCCTAATAAGATCCTAATGAGCTCCTTGTTTCTGGGGAAGGAAAGTCCTGGGCTTCACAGTAGTGCAACAGCGCTACCTTTGAGGTCAACAAAGTACTCTAGTTCTTAATAGTAACTTATGTACACTATCAAAACAACATCATATGCACTAAACTACAAATAAGCAACAGAAAACACCCTGGAATAAGCTCACGAAAGCAGCATTAAAAGTTAATACATAAAATAcctataaaaacatgaatagtcATAAAACAATACCTTGCCTTATATTTCCTTGCACCATGGCAAAGATTAATACATTTGGATATTTTTTTACTCTTTTCCGATAACCAAGAGTATTTTTCAttacaaaatattttttttcaaatttcCACTGCTTTGGAAAGTTAATTATTTAAATGGATTATTTTGTGTGCAAGGAATGATGCAGTTAATACTGCCAGCTTAATCAGTGGAAATTAAATTGGGATAATACTAGCTTACACGTGTGAAAAGCAAAAGCTTGATACacttttccccctttttttgaaaaatatagtttatcatGTTTGAATTTTCACGTGTTACACTCTGGCCCCGCCCCCATGTTGTGATGTCAAAGCGTCCTTCAACTAAAGAAACTTGATCTGAGGACACACCTCCCCCATTCACCCTGGCTCTCTCGCCCCAACAAGAGAGGCTGAAACAGTATATGCTAGATTCTGAACGTGACAACAGTTCAGTAAATTCAATATTGCAGTATATTCTTCCCCAATAAAGCCAGATGCAAGTTTTCATTACATGGGTAAAAAGTATTTCTCCTTATAATTTCTATAGAGCTAAAATATCTACAatcaaaataaaagagaaacaaTGTATCTcctatattttttttttctccattttACAGCTTTCTTTCATTCTTTTTTTGTCATGTTCACACATTCAATACTGTTGAGAACAACaaacattgtaaaaaaaaaatcagagcGTTGATTATTTTATTGGTACGTAACCATTTGACAGCCTGCTCAACAGCAGGACTCTTAATATAGTAAAAAGTATTGTTCATAAAAGATAAATACCAAGTGCAAAGCCTGAATCGGTGACGTAACCAGCTACAGTTCAGTATTTATCATATTTACGGAAGAAACATATTCACCCTGATTAATGTGAGTCTTTGTGAATAGGCGTGTTTTGACCCTTAGTAAAAAGGAGGTTGAATGACGACGACTTGCGCATATGTTGAGCCACTGATGGTTTCTAGAACTACAGCACACAGCGTAAAAACCCTGGAGAGAAGGCAAATATGTCCACTGAGGAGTTTCAAAGCATTAAGGAAAGAAAGATTGACTACATGAGGCAACTCTAGACATGTCCAAATACCCTGCCATAAATGATTTCAATTCTATGTCCAAATATTTTCTTGTAGAATCATGCAGACCCATGCTTAGAAGAGAAAAGAAGGTAGAAAGCTGAGGTGGTTCGTGGTCGATGTTTGAGCGGTGGGATCGGAGGAGCTGGAGAGAAATGGCAGCCGAGGGACAGAGAGGGAGGACAGTTCTTCTTTGTGAGTCACAGGGAAGGATTTCAGCTCCATGAAGAGATGATAATATCATGGCAGTTCTCTTCTGGGTTGCTGCTTAAAGACAGAAAATAGAATTAGCAAACATAGAAAGTCAACCTCCATATTCACTTGTAGAAAGTCCTCACTCATGCAACAATGGATTGTGACTGGTTACTGCCACCATCAGGGACATTTCAATTCAGGGATTAGTTGATCACTTTTTTCTATATAGTTTTTCAAATCGGTTGTTGAGGAATTTAACCAAATCACCCTTAGAATTGTAACTAATGGCCAATGTAAAATATGAAAAATCCAAATAGGGAAGCAAAGGGTGTATTTAAAGCATGCACAGGCAGGCATCACAATGCTATATTTGGTATTTGGTAGGCCGTAAttacaggaaataaaaaaggataGGCTCCATATTTGTATTATAGGACAGAGCTCATGTGCAAAGAGATGGTTGGTAGGTCTGTGCTCTCAGGTATGTTACATGCTGAGAAAAACTATGTGGGACAAATCATTCCTTGatatcatttttcttttttaatctgCGTCATCAATTTGCCCTGATTTTCCGCCAAGCTAGCCAGATGTGCGCGACACAGGTCTGACCAGCAGCCAATTTCTTTCTAATCTCTGCTCTCCGTGAGCTGAAAGGTTTTTGCACTTGAGAGACTGGCCAATTTAAATTGCTCTCAATAGCCTCGCACCGGAGCAAAATGTTGTATTCGTGAAAGACACAGACGAACCGGACAATTGAAATAATCGTTTTTGCTGTATTCAATCAGGAAGATATGTTGAGGATTACACCATATTGGCACCGTTTTTTGAGCCAAACCAAGAATGTATACCAAATAGAAAGAAAATGTCTGCACAATTATAGCGGCTCTACAGAATGTAGTTAGCAACCAGCATACCTCCAGTTGTAGAATGGACTTCCTTTCATTTTGAGTACTTaagaacagaaaaaagagacaaGTTCAGTGCTACGGGTTACACTCAGTTCACATCGTTCACAAATCTCACCCTCAACATGCACCCGTACATTCATGCATATTCATGTGGTTTAATCTTTCAGTAGACCACTTGTTTCGGGTTCAGTCTGCAGGTCCATCTGTGTAAAAGCAAACAACATCTGGATGCGTTTGAGCGCTTCCACATTGATAACAGTCTGCTGCCTGTGAGCAGCAGTCTCTTCAGACCCCCCGCATGATGCGTCTCATTACAGCGATATCTCTTGTCCTTGAAGAGAATCCCTCCATGTCTGGGCTTCTTTGAAGTAACTCCCCCCTATTTCACACCCACCAGTTATGATCTGATTGTGTGTTATGCATCTGCAATAAATGACCTACATAAGACATAGAACAGTGGCATGTGTTCTGTTTCAGGGGGTTATTTGTTTGGCCTAATTATGCAATGGAGTGCAGGTGGTTTGCACCAGAAATACCCTGATGATGAGCATCAACATGACAGTGCTGTTATTCTTAGTTGTGACTTATTTCACCGATTTTTTGTATGCTGCCTTTTTAAATTGGTAAATTACTgccaattataaatatataaatacagaaAAATGCTGTGGATAATGCAGTATTTTCACATTTGTATACTTTTTCCGCACCCTTGTTGCCATGCTAATAAGCCAGAcacaacataaataataatagttAAAACATACAGCTTTGATTTTCATTGGTGGAAGTAACTTGAGGGCTGTACTTAAGTATAATTGTGAGGTCctgtactttactcaagtatttcCATATTCTGCTACTTTATATATTACTAATCCACGACATCTCAGActacactacatttatttgatacTTTTCCAGATCAACAATACCAAATCACAAAATTAATTAGTATATGTTCGTATCAAAAGGAATGTATTTATCCTAGAGGGATCAAGCTACTCACTAATGTGCAAAAATAATGTAGATAAAATCATATAATCAGCTGCctagaataaataaatatctgAGGACTTCCTCCACAACGGTTGTTTTTTCAGTCATTAGTTCATGGCTAAATGCATTTTGAAGTAGGTATGAGAGTTACAGTTGCTCACATCCTTGTCTTAACCTATTAagcccaagcctgtttttcaggtctcagggtCGACAATAAAATGCCCAGAACTCAAATCCTTGTCTTAAGAAAAGTATGGCACATGTATTTCAGTACAAATACAAGTCCTGTATCTGACATCCCAAACGTGTAGATAAGAATTTGCAGAACAAAATATTGCCACTGGAATCATACTAACATACTGTATTTGACATAATTACTTTCTTAATACTAATCAATGTGCAATAGCATTTTGATGTTATTGCGGTGGTGCTAGTTTTAACAACTTTATATCACTGACTGTATATTATGAGATTCACTCATCACCCTTCAGCGGGTCACCAGATCATTTGAACTTTTCAAGCCACTAACAGTTATTTTAACCAAATTATTCAAGATGCTTTGACATAAACTGACACATACAGAGTGTGTTGGTAAAGAATAAAAGGCcaacaagtttgggaaccacagGTTTATCAATGAAGTGCACTTTATAGACACATGTTCGTTTTTTTGTGTAAAACTGTGCATAGTGTGGTATCTATATAGGTGGATGAAATGCTCATAaaggtacttaagtaaaagtagtaatACCACAGTGTAGAGAGACCTGAATTCTAACTTCTATTTctgtgaaagtagaaaagtataaTCATCAACATGTACTTGCAGTACaaagagtaaaagtactcattctgcACAACGGCCTGTTTCAGAGCAAATATGTTATATTATTCAATCATGCAATAGGCCTGGTACCTGCAAAAACTATCAACAGTACTACCAACGTACATCCACAGTTAACTCTATGAAATATGTTGGCCTTACAGGGGGAAAAAGCATCACAACATATTCCTCTGAACACATAACTTAGTTGACTTTGTAACCCTTGTCACTCCGGCCACTCTGTGTTGTCTGTAAGCACCCACAAAGTATTTATAACATACATACCTCCAGTGTGGATGCTCTGGAGTCTGTGGTCTCACTCGGCCCTATGCTCCTGGGTATGCTGGACACAAAATACCCAGCTCCTTTGGGAATGATGGGCTGTCTCACGACCACCTGCCCTTTCCTGGTCTCTGCGAGGAACAAACTGTACCAGTAGGCATCGCTGGAGATCAGGGTGGAATCTGCGATGGTGGAACTTCTCTGGCTGATCATGCTGTTCCTGCTGATCACACTGTTCCTGTTGGGTTGGGGGATCTTGATGACCTTTGGATTGGGCTTCTGACACTTCAGCACAATAATAACCAAGATGGTTATCAGCAGCAGAAACGACACAGCCCCTAACCCGATTACTAAGTACAGGTTGAGGTCTGTGAAGACGTCATACTCGAGTGGCAACTCTGTGGTCTCTGAAAAGGACCTGACGTTTTCCACCGTTGATATCTGAATGGTGACGGTGGCGGAGAGAGAAGGGTCACCGTTGTCTTTGGCGACAATTACCAGCCGCTGTTGCCTCGGGTCTCTGTAGCTGAACATTCTCGTCGTCCGGACTTCCCCGTTGTACTGATCCAGGTTGAAGAGGGTTGAGTCAGTGATCTGCAGGAGCTGATACGTGACCCTAGCGTTCTGCTCAGAATCGGCATCGATGGCGATCACTTTGGTGATCAGGTGCCCCTTATCAGTAGACCTCGGTATCACCTCCTCAACGACAGTACCCCTCTCCCGCCAAGGCGCCACAATGAGGGGCTTGTTGTCATTCTGGTCCAGAATGATGATGTGAACTGTCACATTGCTGCTCAGCGGTGGAACACCAGAGTCCCTAGCCTCGATGTGGAAAAGGAATTCCCTCTCTCGCTCAAAGTCGAAGGTCTTCAGGGCATAAAGGTCTCCGTTCTCTGGGTTGATGGAAAACAGCATTGACATAGACGTGTTAACAATCTCTTTCTCCATTATGAAATAAACCAAGTACTGGTTTTCATTGAGATCTGGGTCAAACGCACTAAGGGATGTCAATAAGGCCCCTGGTTGGTTGTTCTCCACGACATGGATAGTGTAAAAGGACTTGGGGAACGTGGGTGCATTGTCATTGACGTCATGAATTTCTAACGTGATGGTTTCGTTTTCAGCTAGGGGCGGCGAGCCTTTGTCCGTCACCCTCAGTGTGATGTCATATTTGCTTACTTTTTCTCTGTCAAGTGGCTTTGAAACAAGCAGCTCAAAGTAACCCTCTGTGGATTTGTTCAGGAGGAATGGTAAGGATTCGTGTTGATTCAAAGTAAGCTCAACTTTCCCGTTGTCCCCAGAGTCACCATCGCTGACACTGACCACCGCAATCAGCGTcccaacagccacatcctctgtCAGGGCACTTTTCACAGACTTAATGGTCACCTCAGGGTAGTTATCGTTCAAATCTGTGACGAACACAGTGACTTTACAGTGCCCAGACTTGGGGTTCACCCCTCCATCCTGGGCCTGGATGTGCATCTCAAAACTCTGACTCTCCTCATAGTCAATTACCCCTTTCACCTTGATCTCTCCAGAGTTTGGATCAAGTGAGAAGAGCTCTTGAGTCTTCTCCGAGGTGTACAGTGTATATGAGTATGTTAACTGAGCGTTTGTGCCTTCATCCAAGTCTGTTGCATTTAAGGTCAGGAccagtgttcctgcagccgcGTTCTCTGACAAATTCACTGCAAATACAGGCTGACTGAAGAGGGGGGCGTTGTCATTGATGTCAAGCACGTTAATAACGATGCTGGCTGTGCCGGAGCGGGGAGGCACCCCTCCATCTACAGCGGTTAAAATCAAATTATGAACCGATTGCTCCTCCCGGTCTAAATTACCGTTCAGCACTAAATCGACATATTTGGAGCCATCGCTGCCCGTTTGTATGTCGATGTTGAAGTACTTGCTTTCGCTGAGATAGTACGTTTTGATGGAGTTCGCCCCCACGTCCGCATCCACGGCGTTTGTCAATGAAAATCTCTCACCGGGAGGGGTTGCCTCTGATATGTCCAAGTGCATTGTCTTCCTGCGGAACACAGGCGCGTTGTCGTTGATGTCCATGATTTCTAACTCAATGTTAAAAATACGAATTGGGTTTTCAAGTATGACATCCATTTTCAGAAAGCACGAGGTTGTTTTAGTCATGCATATGTTCTCCCGAtcgatcttctcgcggattagCAGCTCCCCTGTTTCTTTGTTGATGTCAAGGTAATTTTTGCTGTGAATGACATCGAGTTTTGCGCTGCGCTGCACCAAACTGCGAACATCCAGACCCAAATCTGTGGCCAGGTTGGCAACAAAGGAGCCCTCTTCCATCTCCTCCGGAATAGAGTACCGAGTGATGGAAAGCGCACTGCCCCATAGTGCAATGAATGTGAAAGCAGTCTCGATAAAACGTGTCCGTGAAGGAGCAATGACACGCGCCATCATTGTGTGTATTTTGTCAAATGTAATAAAAAGAGATCCGTTCTTACGATCAGGTTGTCTTGTTGCAAGGGAGCGCCGGTGTCATTCTTGCCTCCACTAGTTGTAGCTGCAGCAGGCCATGCACGGTACAGTAGGGCTGGAGGAGCTGGGCTCTCACAGCGCTGCTCTACAGGGGCGGAGACAGCGAGTGTGTAGGCTGCTAGGGGGGCCGCACTGagattaagggggggggggggggggacatatAAAAGGCTTTTTGAATtcacaaaaataaaaagtagatATTTTCATATAAAAAACATTTCACGTTGACTTACCATAACAATGCTGCacatgtattattgtattttattattttgagTTATTTGCATTAATATACTGTTCATAGTTTATTTGTATATCCGTGaacactcatctctttcgactccacctcgagcgatataattactaatAAAGAACTGCTAAAAGAGcaattatatactaataaaggactggcttatctatagccagttgagtagcacttgaaatgtttggctctatgaaacctgatgtacttatatgattctgttttcttcaaggttgtgtcttcctggtcgaatgtacttattgtaagtcgctttggataaaagcatcagctaaatgcaatgtaatatccAGATTTCatgtaaatcattttttttaaatagttttttataatagtttatttaattttttggttgtttttcttACTTTTTCTCTTCTTTAACTGGGTTTATGTGCACCATGTATACCATGGCAAATTCCAttatgtgtaaacctacttgggaataaacctgtttctgactcttaatatacatacatacagttgTTGGATTGGATTAGATAACATgatcatgtatcatttcaaataTATTATATAAGGAACTATTGTCTTACTTGATATAGTCAAGGAAAAACATAATTATAAATTATTCATCATCACCCCTAAACCATTGGAGGATCAATACAATCAATGTATTTAAAAATTGCAGACAGcatgtgatttaaaaaataaaaagtaggaAGGATGCATTAAGGACCTCAGTCATTCCCCTTCCCTTTCTTTTTAACATCTCTCTATGCTGCTGAGTGCAACAAAGATACATTAATAATGTTTTTTCAGCACACAGACTGGGGGTGACAATGAAAGTTTCTTTATAATGATCTTTGAGTGGAAGTTATTGAAGTTGTTGATAGTGTGGCCCTGCACCTGGATGATTAAGACACAAATAGCATGCATGTCCATATCTTTATTATTGTTTAAATTAATCACACCCCCATACAGGTCTTATTTTACATGTGATACATTCTGATAACGATAGAGAAACATAGAAAAGCATGGCAAGCTTAAGCTTAAGATTTCACTAATCATGATTTGAGGTGAGCTCATGTCTTTTCAGGATGATGACCTGTGAACATTCTCCAGATGTCTGTTTTTATGGTGAAAAATCTCCCACTCTGTACAAAAAAATACTGCAATTGATATATCCAGAATGAACTTTGAACGTACcaatcaaaataataataatcagatAATAAAGAAACATTAAGGTTTTTCTTGATCAATATATATGAAGACATGTAACATGCACTTCAAGTTGTGTTTGCATCTCTTAGCTACAATCTTGCAGGCACCTGCCCCCAAAAATAATCAAGTAGATTTAAAACCTTTTACAATACAATGAATAGTAATTATACAACGTTTTCCTTTTAAAGGTTCAATGATCAAAGGTTGTATTTGCATATgcacagctacagtgtagatatggcaatgaacatcttaagtcccaggctcctccaacaatgcaacataaatatatataagatataaaacaaatccaataaacaatacaaaaagagtataaataaaatagaacaAGAGAACTGTTGCATGACTAATGTGTAAGTAATGCAGGAGAAGTTAACTATATAcataaaaaatataatgtacAAATTAAAAGTCACATAGAGTGACATACTGGTAAGCCTTGCATTGGGGCGTTCTGACCATTTAACATGCACTTTATGACCCctgatattattatttttagcaTTTCACTAACTAAATGGATTATAAACTGACATGATGGGCAGTAACATGAGGATGGTCCTAGTATTCCTTTCCTCTAGCTCCATCTGGTGAAAATATACAGGATTACATGAGGATTTGGACTTCACCTATCTCACGCAAAgagctttattttatttatgttactTGAATGCATTTCAAATGTTAATTTGTATCTACTTTACCTATTTACAGGATTAATATTGGCCCTGTTTATTGTGTCTATTCAAAATAGTGTATGTATCTTTCTCCTCTATCCAAACTTACATCACTTCAGTCAGCCGGTATTGCATCAACTTAGGTGCATCATGTCAGGACCATGTAACTTGCTTTGGTAAAAGTGTCTTAGTGGCCAAACCCTGAGGTAAAAACGACAAAGGAAGACTGTAGATACAATAACTAGAGGAGACAACCCAGATGAAATGGGCACTTAAATGCCCTCTCCAAACTGTTATCCATTATGGataataacccctcccaccctctccaccagcagctggacagacagcggagctccttctccaacagactgtcACAGAGAGAGGTACAGGAAAACATTCCAGCAAACTGCCATAACCCTgtacaacaaatcacctctggctgccgGAGAACTCACAGCTCCATAGGTCCTTATGTTGCTTTGATAACTGGACATTTTTACACTCAAAATTCATAATTTGTCTATATGTATATTGTGTATTCACACTGTACATTgatatttaattttttaattaattaatatttgACAGACAGTCTTCtgatataaaaatgtatatcttCCACTGTATTTGATTTACTTTTAAGGgctgttttttattttctattttgatTGTTTCtactttatgtttgtgtctgtttttgtACTTCTTTTTCACattgtgtgcaatgccttgtttacatgctgctgcaaagagaacatttcccaaattgggatcaataaagtctatcttattttatcataaataaaaacaacatgcaTTGAGCATTGAATATAGCCAGGTTTATTTTATTCACATAAACAGTAACAGTGACATGTTTTACACGAAGGTATCTCATGGCATCACTTCTAAAATGTATTGAAGATGAATACTTACATAAAGACAAATATTTATTGAattaaacgtttttttaaactttatttaaaaaatattgaaGGACGCAATACCTAAtgcttatttctgaaaaatgtaggagaaatctacagacgccaataagataagataagatagtactttattgatcccaatttgggaaatgtttgtgttgcagcagcataaaaagacatgtcattgtacaatacaaattaaaagaatattaaactgaatatataAATGTGTAGTCAAATAAACACCTACGAGTGTATTTTGGAGTTAGGGTTTTAAATAGCTCAAACCAGTGCATGAAAAACAATGTTCTTGCCTGAAGTGCCTTAACCCTTGTATGGTAttcgggtctgtgggacccattttcattttttagctAAAGACAAATGATGTGACAAATAATTGTTTCAAACCCACACTCAGTGGCCTTGGCTAATTTTCTGTGAAGAACAtatatcagaacacattttcaatgaccacccactgtacccccccccccccccccctacacatTTATATTGCATACAGGATGTTCGGGTCACTGGCTAACAAAAGTGTGGACATTGTAGGTCCTGtgcacctgtgtgtgtgcgtgtgtttgtctgtgtgtgtgtgtgtgtgtgtgtgtgtgtgtgtgtgttggcgtgTGTTTgttagtgtgtatgtgtgagactTTTGTGTTTCTGCCCCTGCCATTCCCTGCCATACCTGGCCAAGGTTGCAACATTGTTGATAAATTCAAGCACggacacctgtctgctctcacattcccGCATTAGGTTTTGCGggaaccaatctttatttttttcacactctATCCAAGCTGCAAATTTGGGGcaagacacaataaataaagcttcgccagtgTGGGTCCTTATCACAACTGATCAAGATGGCCAAACGATTCTCTGCTCAGAGGGCCTTGCAAATGATTTTGGAAGGGAGAGAACCATTTGATGAtgatgtagagcaggggtgcccacactttttcagCTTGGGAGCTAATTTTAAAATGACCACGCCCAAAGGATTTACCTACAGGGTGAGCATTTCTGAGAATTCTGAGTCCGACAGTGACTTTGAAGAAGAGGATGGGATTGAGCATCAGCTAGCTAAAAAAGTCGAGCCACAGGTCCAGCCGGTCAGCGGGCAAAAAAACGAGTAGCACTTTAATTCATTAATGTGATATAACAAATGTAACAGGGCCAATATTAACCATGTTGTTTATATTGCTTATAATTGAGATGAAGTAAACATCTGTTGAGTATTTTAACATACAATATTTGATTGTGTTGAATTGAAGCCCAAAAAGGCAGCGGGTCCACCAGACCCACAAACAGTGGCTGGCTGAGTAACAAAAATATGAACACCACACAAGGGTTAAATACTAAATCTGAAACACAATCAAGTCATATTAAGTTGGCACAGCCCAAAATATCAACATTTAAGGTTTTCTTTATTGAAGtatgaccatagactgtataaagaGTGTGACCCTGTGGTTCACACGTATACGTCTAAGATGCAAATTCATATAAATACTTCATATGTACAGCTACAATCTTGTTTTATTGATTATAGTGAGAATACAAACCTGGTAAGACCCCTACAGCATCCCAATGCTAACATGTAAAACATGTAGTGTGATGAATACATATTAATGAGCAAAAATGTCATTTTAAGCATTTCTGATCACCTTAACATTTAAGATTTCGGTATACAATTATCCACATATGAATCACTTTATTTGGGGTTTGTTTTGTGCAGATCGTGTTTGAAAAG belongs to Pseudochaenichthys georgianus chromosome 14, fPseGeo1.2, whole genome shotgun sequence and includes:
- the LOC117458119 gene encoding protocadherin alpha-C2-like isoform X2; the encoded protein is MMARVIAPSRTRFIETAFTFIALWGSALSITRYSIPEEMEEGSFVANLATDLGLDVRSLVQRSAKLDVIHSKNYLDINKETGELLIREKIDRENICMTKTTSCFLKMDVILENPIRIFNIELEIMDINDNAPVFRRKTMHLDISEATPPGERFSLTNAVDADVGANSIKTYYLSESKYFNIDIQTGSDGSKYVDLVLNGNLDREEQSVHNLILTAVDGGVPPRSGTASIVINVLDINDNAPLFSQPVFAVNLSENAAAGTLVLTLNATDLDEGTNAQLTYSYTLYTSEKTQELFSLDPNSGEIKVKGVIDYEESQSFEMHIQAQDGGVNPKSGHCKVTVFVTDLNDNYPEVTIKSVKSALTEDVAVGTLIAVVSVSDGDSGDNGKVELTLNQHESLPFLLNKSTEGYFELLVSKPLDREKVSKYDITLRVTDKGSPPLAENETITLEIHDVNDNAPTFPKSFYTIHVVENNQPGALLTSLSAFDPDLNENQYLVYFIMEKEIVNTSMSMLFSINPENGDLYALKTFDFEREREFLFHIEARDSGVPPLSSNVTVHIIILDQNDNKPLIVAPWRERGTVVEEVIPRSTDKGHLITKVIAIDADSEQNARVTYQLLQITDSTLFNLDQYNGEVRTTRMFSYRDPRQQRLVIVAKDNGDPSLSATVTIQISTVENVRSFSETTELPLEYDVFTDLNLYLVIGLGAVSFLLLITILVIIVLKCQKPNPKVIKIPQPNRNSVISRNSMISQRSSTIADSTLISSDAYWYSLFLAETRKGQVVVRQPIIPKGAGYFVSSIPRSIGPSETTDSRASTLEQPRRELP
- the LOC117458119 gene encoding protocadherin alpha-C2-like isoform X1 — translated: MMARVIAPSRTRFIETAFTFIALWGSALSITRYSIPEEMEEGSFVANLATDLGLDVRSLVQRSAKLDVIHSKNYLDINKETGELLIREKIDRENICMTKTTSCFLKMDVILENPIRIFNIELEIMDINDNAPVFRRKTMHLDISEATPPGERFSLTNAVDADVGANSIKTYYLSESKYFNIDIQTGSDGSKYVDLVLNGNLDREEQSVHNLILTAVDGGVPPRSGTASIVINVLDINDNAPLFSQPVFAVNLSENAAAGTLVLTLNATDLDEGTNAQLTYSYTLYTSEKTQELFSLDPNSGEIKVKGVIDYEESQSFEMHIQAQDGGVNPKSGHCKVTVFVTDLNDNYPEVTIKSVKSALTEDVAVGTLIAVVSVSDGDSGDNGKVELTLNQHESLPFLLNKSTEGYFELLVSKPLDREKVSKYDITLRVTDKGSPPLAENETITLEIHDVNDNAPTFPKSFYTIHVVENNQPGALLTSLSAFDPDLNENQYLVYFIMEKEIVNTSMSMLFSINPENGDLYALKTFDFEREREFLFHIEARDSGVPPLSSNVTVHIIILDQNDNKPLIVAPWRERGTVVEEVIPRSTDKGHLITKVIAIDADSEQNARVTYQLLQITDSTLFNLDQYNGEVRTTRMFSYRDPRQQRLVIVAKDNGDPSLSATVTIQISTVENVRSFSETTELPLEYDVFTDLNLYLVIGLGAVSFLLLITILVIIVLKCQKPNPKVIKIPQPNRNSVISRNSMISQRSSTIADSTLISSDAYWYSLFLAETRKGQVVVRQPIIPKGAGYFVSSIPRSIGPSETTDSRASTLEQQPRRELP
- the LOC117458119 gene encoding protocadherin alpha-C2-like isoform X3, whose protein sequence is MMARVIAPSRTRFIETAFTFIALWGSALSITRYSIPEEMEEGSFVANLATDLGLDVRSLVQRSAKLDVIHSKNYLDINKETGELLIREKIDRENICMTKTTSCFLKMDVILENPIRIFNIELEIMDINDNAPVFRRKTMHLDISEATPPGERFSLTNAVDADVGANSIKTYYLSESKYFNIDIQTGSDGSKYVDLVLNGNLDREEQSVHNLILTAVDGGVPPRSGTASIVINVLDINDNAPLFSQPVFAVNLSENAAAGTLVLTLNATDLDEGTNAQLTYSYTLYTSEKTQELFSLDPNSGEIKVKGVIDYEESQSFEMHIQAQDGGVNPKSGHCKVTVFVTDLNDNYPEVTIKSVKSALTEDVAVGTLIAVVSVSDGDSGDNGKVELTLNQHESLPFLLNKSTEGYFELLVSKPLDREKVSKYDITLRVTDKGSPPLAENETITLEIHDVNDNAPTFPKSFYTIHVVENNQPGALLTSLSAFDPDLNENQYLVYFIMEKEIVNTSMSMLFSINPENGDLYALKTFDFEREREFLFHIEARDSGVPPLSSNVTVHIIILDQNDNKPLIVAPWRERGTVVEEVIPRSTDKGHLITKVIAIDADSEQNARVTYQLLQITDSTLFNLDQYNGEVRTTRMFSYRDPRQQRLVIVAKDNGDPSLSATVTIQISTVENVRSFSETTELPLEYDVFTDLNLYLVIGLGAVSFLLLITILVIIVLKCQKPNPKVIKIPQPNRNSVISRNSMISQRSSTIADSTLISSDAYWYSLFLAETRKGQVVVRQPIIPKGAGYFVSSIPRSIGPSETTDSRASTLEYSK